The following coding sequences are from one Pseudomonas mendocina window:
- a CDS encoding cation:dicarboxylate symporter family transporter, with translation MIFRHSRTGIVLLLLALVLGALLGVWRPGLAVEMKPLSDLFISAIGLCAPVVMFVLVCSSVAALSDYRATARLGLKAVGYWQLMSLLSLLTGLLVALLLHPGGGLQHMGSDWSTLQSENDGPLFSRIPGLLLDSLEQSFVLKVLLAAVICGLLLGRSGALGQRLTQHLDQAVKGVFRAMQVIVSFAPLAAFGAIAFIIGKYGLEAAVPLAKFVVAAYAACLVYLLLVPAIALRLAGYRLWRLIRYVKEELLLVAATGSSVAALPRLIDKLEAAGCDSQTVRLTLTAGYSFNLNGSNLYLAVAIVFLAQLADVELDALQLGTILLISLLTSLGSTSVAGSAFVTLTATLSVLNILPLESIGILIGVERLMKCRSLTNVLGNCVACVVIAHWDGKVDRQKLRAVLS, from the coding sequence ATGATCTTCAGGCATTCTCGAACAGGCATTGTCCTGCTTCTGCTGGCGCTGGTTCTCGGCGCTCTGCTGGGTGTCTGGCGTCCCGGCCTGGCGGTGGAAATGAAGCCGCTCAGTGACCTGTTCATCTCCGCCATCGGCCTGTGCGCGCCGGTGGTGATGTTCGTCCTGGTGTGCTCCAGCGTCGCTGCGCTCAGCGACTACCGCGCCACCGCGCGCCTGGGGCTCAAGGCCGTCGGCTACTGGCAACTGATGTCGCTGCTGTCGCTGCTGACCGGTTTGCTGGTCGCCCTGCTGCTGCACCCTGGCGGCGGCCTGCAGCATATGGGCAGCGACTGGAGCACCCTGCAATCGGAAAACGATGGCCCGCTCTTCTCGCGCATTCCCGGCTTGCTGCTCGACTCGCTGGAGCAGAGCTTCGTCCTCAAGGTTCTGCTCGCCGCCGTCATCTGCGGCCTGCTGCTCGGCCGCAGTGGTGCGCTCGGCCAACGCCTGACGCAGCATCTCGACCAGGCGGTGAAAGGCGTCTTTCGCGCCATGCAGGTGATCGTCAGCTTCGCACCGCTGGCGGCTTTCGGTGCCATTGCCTTCATCATCGGCAAATACGGCCTGGAAGCCGCGGTGCCGCTGGCCAAATTCGTCGTGGCAGCCTATGCAGCCTGCCTCGTTTACCTGCTGCTGGTGCCGGCCATCGCCCTGCGTCTGGCGGGCTACCGACTGTGGCGCCTGATCCGCTACGTCAAGGAAGAGCTGCTGCTGGTGGCCGCCACCGGCTCATCGGTCGCCGCCCTGCCACGCCTGATCGACAAACTGGAAGCGGCCGGTTGCGACAGCCAGACCGTGCGCCTGACGCTTACCGCCGGCTACAGCTTCAACCTCAATGGCTCGAACCTCTACCTGGCCGTGGCCATCGTGTTTCTCGCCCAACTGGCTGACGTCGAACTGGACGCCCTGCAACTGGGCACCATCCTGCTGATCAGCCTGCTGACCTCATTGGGCTCGACCAGTGTCGCCGGTTCAGCCTTCGTCACGCTCACCGCGACGCTCAGCGTGCTGAATATCCTGCCGCTGGAAAGCATCGGCATCCTGATCGGGGTGGAACGTCTGATGAAATGCCGCTCGCTGACCAATGTGCTCGGTAACTGCGTGGCCTGCGTGGTCATCGCCCACTGGGATGGCAAGGTAGACAGGCAGAAGCTGCGAGCAGTGCTGAGTTGA
- a CDS encoding ShlB/FhaC/HecB family hemolysin secretion/activation protein has translation MTSTFTSAQVRRVLHPRNLTLLAAAILAAQAQAEPLPSAGTLFDNNRDILRPAERAQEAPRGNVRIEAQDDRSQAAANPAEQASAAFHVNAFKLSGNREISESRLQQELAPYTGRELNLAGLREAAARVTDLYRSRGYLVARAYLPAQEIADGVVTIGVQEGRVGSVRAEADSNVRLRPGMQQRFVDAIPSGSVIREADLERVLLRLSDIAGVSVRAVLQPSREPGASDIVLKLSEMTAWTGRVSFDNHGNYYTGANRVTSNVSLNDAFGFGESLFFNGQNSFEGLEIRGLGYRQPLGSSGLTLGANYAEMEYAIGKSLKTADASGTAIVSSVFLDSSLLRSRDANISFNLAEEHRHFEDEAGAFAVKKSAVFRSATLYGDWRDDWAGSNRWSLAYGIGKLNKDTPLDEALDELTANAAGRYRKANLAFSRLQELGGGYSLFASISGQWADKNLDASEKFSLGGPNGVRAYPVGEAAGDEGVLGRLELRKYLGRYYGAIAEATLFADGGRVRVNKTPWDDSENHLTRYGYGVGLNVYHRDLVMNASLAFSPGDDPISDERDNKRFWLSVTGTPQAFAGLAKDVGSREDFRSKNTELVLYGSLGLVPEYIDRRDSTRASPADQSKLATANGRNMSSYWRARDNVSYIGAHAGIPINDDTRVLWQLEYGISVNYTLSGDDSAPLSISPNTRLRNSGVALDDDRFGTLLYGVWDMPLKESTTGLDPFFGKTSAAYYNIIGSPGFNSSLASNVSGPLSQADESVNSDAAFNRRQSGVVAWWSPEWHGLQVKLAYSNNGMKATEDVDRGYIYGGSVTYKNGGFTAVAAAERHVNYFGIANLGRNARGVGSNTHVTEGTSSNDYSFRFGLGYRFGNTQLSLVADELYYSEDDVINNSVSFSDLSEYRRRAYMLGVSHRIGAWRLRASYARALPGECSMISASGIECDTSGMGARQYALGVGYRFTRNTEVFAHYVLLKNASLSNYNFAVAGAYAASGYSPGVGTTINAIGTGFNYSF, from the coding sequence ATGACTTCGACCTTCACCTCCGCCCAGGTACGCCGGGTGCTGCACCCGCGCAATCTGACCCTGCTGGCCGCGGCGATCCTCGCTGCCCAGGCTCAGGCCGAGCCCCTGCCCTCCGCCGGCACGCTGTTCGACAACAACCGCGACATCCTGCGCCCGGCTGAACGCGCCCAGGAGGCGCCGCGTGGCAATGTGCGTATCGAAGCCCAGGATGACCGCAGCCAGGCCGCAGCCAACCCAGCCGAACAGGCCTCCGCCGCCTTTCACGTGAATGCCTTCAAACTCAGCGGCAATCGTGAGATCAGCGAGTCGCGCCTGCAGCAGGAGCTAGCCCCCTACACAGGTCGTGAACTGAACCTCGCCGGCCTGCGTGAGGCCGCCGCCCGTGTCACCGATCTGTACCGCAGCCGCGGCTATCTGGTGGCCCGCGCCTATTTGCCCGCCCAGGAGATCGCCGATGGCGTGGTCACCATCGGCGTGCAGGAAGGCCGCGTCGGCAGCGTGCGCGCCGAGGCAGACAGCAACGTGCGCCTGCGCCCTGGCATGCAGCAACGCTTCGTCGACGCAATTCCCAGCGGCAGCGTGATCCGCGAGGCCGACCTGGAGCGCGTGCTGCTGCGCCTATCCGATATCGCCGGGGTTTCGGTGCGCGCCGTGCTGCAACCATCGCGCGAGCCGGGCGCTTCCGACATCGTTCTCAAGCTCAGCGAGATGACCGCCTGGACGGGCCGCGTCAGCTTCGACAACCACGGCAACTACTACACCGGCGCCAACCGGGTCACCAGCAACGTCAGCCTCAACGACGCCTTCGGCTTTGGCGAAAGCCTGTTCTTCAATGGCCAGAACAGCTTCGAGGGGTTGGAGATCCGCGGCCTTGGTTATCGTCAGCCACTGGGCTCCAGTGGCCTCACCCTGGGCGCCAACTATGCGGAAATGGAATACGCCATCGGCAAGAGTCTGAAGACCGCTGATGCCAGCGGCACCGCCATCGTTTCCTCGGTGTTTCTCGACAGCTCGCTGCTGCGCAGCCGCGATGCCAACATCTCGTTCAACCTGGCCGAAGAGCACCGTCATTTCGAGGACGAAGCCGGCGCCTTCGCGGTGAAGAAATCCGCCGTGTTCCGCAGCGCCACGCTTTATGGCGACTGGCGTGACGACTGGGCTGGCAGCAACCGCTGGAGCCTGGCATACGGCATCGGCAAGCTGAACAAGGACACGCCTCTCGATGAGGCCCTTGATGAGCTGACCGCCAATGCTGCCGGCCGCTATCGCAAGGCCAACCTGGCGTTCAGCCGCTTGCAGGAACTGGGCGGCGGCTACTCGCTGTTCGCTTCCATCAGCGGCCAGTGGGCAGACAAGAACCTCGATGCCTCGGAGAAATTCAGCCTCGGCGGGCCCAACGGCGTGCGTGCCTATCCGGTCGGCGAAGCCGCAGGCGATGAAGGCGTGCTAGGTCGCCTGGAGCTGCGCAAATACCTCGGCCGCTATTACGGTGCCATCGCCGAAGCCACTCTGTTCGCCGACGGCGGTCGCGTGCGGGTGAACAAGACCCCCTGGGACGACAGCGAAAACCACCTGACCCGCTACGGCTACGGCGTGGGTTTGAACGTCTATCACCGCGACCTGGTGATGAATGCCAGCCTGGCCTTCTCGCCGGGTGACGACCCGATCAGCGACGAGCGCGACAACAAGCGCTTCTGGCTCTCGGTCACCGGCACGCCGCAGGCTTTCGCCGGCCTGGCCAAGGACGTCGGTAGCCGCGAGGATTTTCGCAGCAAGAACACCGAACTGGTGCTCTACGGCTCGCTCGGCCTGGTGCCGGAATACATCGACCGCCGCGATTCCACCCGCGCCTCACCAGCCGACCAGAGCAAGCTGGCCACGGCCAATGGCCGCAACATGTCCAGCTACTGGCGCGCTCGCGACAACGTCTCCTACATCGGCGCCCACGCCGGCATCCCGATCAACGACGACACGCGCGTTCTGTGGCAGCTGGAATACGGCATCTCGGTGAACTACACCCTCAGCGGCGACGACAGCGCTCCGCTGTCGATCTCGCCCAACACGCGCCTGCGCAACTCCGGTGTGGCACTTGACGACGACCGCTTCGGCACCCTGCTCTACGGCGTCTGGGACATGCCGCTGAAGGAAAGCACCACCGGCCTCGATCCCTTCTTCGGCAAGACCAGCGCGGCCTACTACAACATCATCGGCTCGCCCGGTTTCAACAGCAGCCTGGCCAGCAACGTGTCCGGCCCGCTCAGTCAGGCCGATGAAAGCGTCAACTCCGATGCTGCCTTCAACCGTCGCCAGTCCGGCGTGGTCGCCTGGTGGTCGCCGGAGTGGCATGGCCTGCAGGTCAAGCTGGCCTACTCCAACAACGGCATGAAGGCCACTGAGGACGTCGACCGAGGCTACATCTACGGCGGCAGCGTGACCTACAAGAACGGTGGCTTCACCGCGGTCGCCGCCGCCGAACGTCACGTCAACTACTTCGGTATCGCCAACCTGGGCCGTAACGCCCGCGGCGTGGGCAGCAACACTCACGTCACCGAGGGCACCTCATCGAACGACTACAGCTTCCGCTTCGGCCTGGGCTACCGCTTCGGCAACACCCAGCTGTCGCTAGTGGCCGACGAGCTCTACTACTCGGAAGACGACGTGATCAATAACAGCGTCAGCTTCAGCGACCTCTCCGAGTACCGCCGTCGCGCCTACATGCTTGGCGTCAGCCACCGCATCGGCGCCTGGCGCCTGCGCGCCAGCTATGCCCGCGCACTGCCTGGCGAGTGCTCGATGATCTCCGCCAGTGGAATCGAGTGCGACACCAGCGGCATGGGCGCACGCCAGTACGCCCTGGGCGTTGGCTATCGTTTCACCCGCAACACCGAGGTGTTCGCCCACTACGTGCTGCTGAAGAATGCTTCGCTGTCGAACTACAACTTCGCCGTGGCCGGCGCCTACGCGGCCAGCGGCTACTCGCCAGGCGTCGGCACCACCATCAACGCCATCGGCACCGGCTTCAACTATTCATTCTGA
- a CDS encoding LysR family transcriptional regulator, with protein sequence MELRHLRYFVMVAEEKHFTRAAARLNMQQPPLSQQIRALEQELGFDLFIRHAKGVDLTVGGEVFLREARDILQRVSQGALKAARTAKGIEGRLSVGFTSSAASHPLIPRIIRRYRDLYPGVDIGLNEGNAQELTDDVSDGDVDVGILRAPVGNPQGIAYHRLLNEELVLTLPVGHRLLQGNGAVSLKDLADEPLILVRRPGAPGMYANFLQACRNAGFEPHVAFEVERMLTNVSLVAAGAGVSVVPASMRGFHEHSVAYRSIRDAKPRLVAPITLVCRELHQSPQVANFIALARELGSEYRKEPH encoded by the coding sequence ATGGAACTTCGTCATCTGCGCTACTTCGTCATGGTCGCCGAAGAAAAGCACTTCACCCGCGCTGCGGCCCGCCTGAACATGCAGCAGCCACCGCTGAGCCAGCAGATCCGGGCGCTGGAGCAGGAGCTCGGCTTCGACCTGTTCATTCGCCATGCCAAGGGTGTTGACCTTACCGTCGGCGGCGAGGTGTTCCTGCGCGAGGCGCGCGACATTCTCCAGCGGGTATCGCAGGGCGCGCTGAAGGCGGCACGTACGGCCAAAGGCATCGAGGGGCGCCTGAGTGTCGGCTTCACCAGTTCGGCTGCCTCGCACCCGCTGATTCCACGGATCATCCGCCGCTATCGGGATCTGTATCCGGGAGTGGATATCGGTCTCAATGAAGGCAATGCCCAGGAGCTGACCGATGATGTCAGTGACGGCGACGTGGATGTCGGCATCCTGCGCGCGCCGGTAGGCAACCCACAGGGCATCGCCTACCACCGCCTGCTCAATGAAGAGCTGGTGCTCACGCTGCCGGTCGGGCATCGGCTGTTGCAGGGCAATGGTGCCGTTTCACTGAAGGATCTGGCTGACGAGCCATTGATTCTGGTGCGCCGCCCCGGTGCGCCGGGGATGTACGCCAATTTCCTGCAGGCTTGTCGCAATGCCGGGTTCGAACCGCATGTGGCATTCGAGGTGGAGCGCATGCTGACCAATGTCAGCCTGGTGGCCGCGGGGGCCGGTGTGTCCGTGGTGCCCGCGTCGATGCGCGGCTTCCATGAACACAGCGTGGCCTATCGTTCGATCCGCGATGCCAAGCCGCGCCTGGTTGCACCGATCACCCTGGTTTGCCGCGAACTGCACCAGTCACCACAGGTGGCCAACTTCATCGCCCTGGCCCGTGAGCTGGGCAGCGAGTACCGCAAGGAGCCGCATTAA
- a CDS encoding argininosuccinate lyase — translation MRTRKTLLHLAVVYALFTSSGALAANTAELPCRTTAECAEQARKIGATVDKSALKGGAYESQFSWLNRINKASIVMLTEEGIVSAPQGRRIAGGVQHVLDQAAQPGGKRPSDVLQVEQIMIDKIGPEASLIHSGRSRQDMYATYRLAVLRAQVLDYSDALNSSRARLLKIAGDNVDTLIPAYTNGVQAMPISYAHYLLAFEAAFERDAQRIRELYVRLNLSPMGTAVLANSGWPLNRERLATLLGFDGVRENSLDSSQVSTFDIPLEAAGIASSSAIRVGALIGDIHTQYHQTRPWLLLEEGSTYTSSAMPQKRNPGLLMRTRESASDVVGLAGATTIRAHNVTTGMTDYKAAFDDLGLFGSAADMFERLNLVLDALVINPERAMEELDADWTTSMELADTLEREHKVPFRIGHSFASLIVGQARDQGLLPKEFPYADAQKLFTKAAQKYDWKDQRLPLSESAFRATLSPRTMVETRQGTGGPQPTEVKRMLAEAGKRLQADERWMTERRQHLIQADEALGKAFAKLLPASR, via the coding sequence ATGAGAACAAGAAAGACCCTGCTTCACCTCGCTGTCGTCTATGCGCTGTTTACCTCTTCCGGCGCTCTGGCGGCCAATACGGCCGAACTGCCTTGCCGTACCACGGCCGAATGCGCCGAGCAGGCGCGCAAGATCGGCGCGACTGTGGACAAGTCAGCGCTCAAGGGCGGCGCCTACGAGAGCCAGTTCTCCTGGTTGAACCGCATCAACAAGGCCTCGATCGTCATGCTGACCGAGGAGGGCATCGTCTCCGCGCCGCAGGGGCGGCGCATCGCCGGCGGTGTGCAACACGTGCTCGATCAGGCCGCCCAGCCGGGTGGCAAACGCCCTAGCGACGTGCTGCAGGTCGAACAGATCATGATCGACAAGATCGGCCCCGAAGCCTCGCTGATTCACTCCGGGCGCAGCCGCCAGGACATGTACGCCACCTATCGCCTGGCCGTATTGCGTGCCCAGGTGCTGGATTACAGCGATGCGCTCAACTCGTCGCGCGCACGCCTGCTGAAGATCGCCGGGGACAATGTCGACACCCTGATCCCTGCCTACACCAACGGTGTGCAGGCCATGCCGATCAGCTACGCGCACTACCTGCTGGCCTTCGAAGCCGCCTTCGAGCGAGATGCGCAGCGTATTCGCGAACTCTATGTACGTCTGAACCTCAGCCCGATGGGCACGGCAGTGCTGGCCAACTCCGGCTGGCCGCTGAACCGTGAGCGCCTGGCCACGCTGCTGGGCTTCGATGGCGTGCGCGAGAATTCGCTGGATTCCAGCCAGGTATCGACCTTCGACATTCCGCTGGAAGCAGCGGGCATCGCATCGTCTTCGGCCATCCGCGTCGGTGCGTTGATCGGCGATATCCATACCCAGTACCACCAGACGCGTCCCTGGCTGCTGCTCGAGGAAGGCTCGACCTACACCAGCAGCGCCATGCCGCAGAAGCGCAATCCCGGCCTGCTGATGCGCACCCGTGAGTCGGCGTCCGATGTGGTGGGCCTGGCCGGCGCCACCACCATTCGCGCGCACAACGTCACCACCGGCATGACCGACTACAAGGCGGCGTTCGACGACCTTGGCCTGTTCGGCTCGGCTGCCGACATGTTCGAGCGTCTGAACCTGGTGCTCGATGCGCTGGTGATCAACCCTGAGCGGGCCATGGAGGAGCTCGACGCCGACTGGACGACCTCGATGGAGCTGGCCGATACGCTCGAACGCGAGCACAAGGTGCCGTTCCGCATCGGCCACAGCTTCGCCTCGTTGATCGTCGGGCAGGCGCGTGACCAAGGCTTGTTGCCGAAGGAGTTCCCTTACGCCGACGCGCAGAAGCTCTTCACCAAGGCTGCGCAGAAGTACGACTGGAAGGATCAGCGTCTGCCACTGAGCGAGAGCGCCTTCCGCGCCACCCTGTCGCCGCGCACCATGGTCGAGACGCGCCAGGGCACTGGCGGCCCGCAGCCTACCGAGGTCAAGCGCATGCTGGCCGAGGCGGGCAAGCGCCTGCAGGCGGACGAGCGCTGGATGACTGAGCGTCGCCAGCATCTGATCCAGGCGGACGAAGCGTTGGGCAAGGCCTTCGCCAAGCTCCTGCCGGCATCCCGCTGA
- a CDS encoding alpha/beta fold hydrolase yields MPYDVLWPLGALLKRGPNLRRQAVLAVALLTTALYCGFASASQQLLRLGQNEPYNFLAFANTDLNGASPASRAVVLVHGVRRNADDYYQYGQSLLKKAGFDANDTLLLSLNFLTAEDSRAGSDMPLWARDKWMHGTASSKGRRGIDAFAVLDDLLLYLADRKHFPALQEIVLIGHSAGGQLMQRYSILGDGDERLATTGIKVRYVISAPSSYVYIEDSRLQEGSFKPVRTVMCPSFSRYRYGLDRAPFYLTRQNLGAEQLFRRYAARDVTFMVGERDNDPWHRVLDRTCGANMQGAHRVERQLNYLRYEAFLSSKWGVPIHHPQITVAGIGHNAARLLATTIVADTLFPKR; encoded by the coding sequence ATGCCGTACGACGTTCTCTGGCCCCTGGGTGCTCTGCTCAAGCGAGGCCCGAACCTCCGCAGACAGGCCGTCCTGGCCGTCGCCCTGCTGACCACCGCCTTGTATTGCGGCTTCGCCAGTGCCAGCCAGCAGTTGCTGCGCCTGGGCCAGAACGAACCCTACAACTTCCTTGCCTTCGCCAATACCGACCTGAATGGCGCCAGCCCGGCCTCCCGCGCTGTGGTGCTGGTTCACGGTGTGCGTCGTAACGCCGACGACTACTACCAATACGGTCAGAGCCTGCTGAAGAAAGCCGGATTCGACGCCAACGACACCCTGTTGCTGTCGCTGAATTTTCTCACCGCCGAGGACAGCCGCGCCGGTAGCGACATGCCGCTGTGGGCTCGTGACAAATGGATGCACGGCACCGCCTCGAGCAAAGGTCGCCGCGGCATCGACGCCTTCGCGGTACTGGATGACCTGCTGCTGTATCTGGCCGACCGCAAGCATTTTCCCGCCCTGCAGGAGATTGTGTTGATCGGCCACTCCGCCGGTGGCCAGCTGATGCAGCGCTACAGCATTCTCGGCGACGGCGACGAGCGCCTCGCCACTACCGGGATCAAGGTTCGCTACGTCATTTCCGCGCCGTCTTCCTATGTCTACATCGAAGACAGCCGCCTGCAGGAGGGTTCGTTCAAACCGGTGCGTACGGTCATGTGCCCGAGCTTCAGTCGCTATCGCTACGGCCTGGATCGCGCCCCCTTCTACCTGACCCGGCAGAACCTCGGCGCCGAGCAATTGTTTCGCCGTTATGCCGCCCGCGACGTGACCTTCATGGTCGGTGAGCGCGACAACGACCCGTGGCACCGCGTGCTGGATCGCACCTGCGGGGCCAACATGCAGGGCGCACATCGGGTCGAGCGCCAGCTCAATTACCTGCGCTACGAGGCCTTCCTTTCCAGCAAGTGGGGCGTGCCGATCCATCACCCACAGATCACGGTCGCCGGTATCGGCCACAACGCAGCCCGTTTGCTGGCCACGACAATCGTCGCCGACACGCTGTTCCCGAAACGCTGA